One Leucobacter muris DNA segment encodes these proteins:
- a CDS encoding flavodoxin domain-containing protein, which translates to MKFTVLYGTESGNSELIAEDLGAKLRETHDDVEVFDLQNFDPADLTPERFYLVVCSTHGEGDLPNTAIPFAEAFDAALPDLTGVRYAMFGLGDTFYEETYSQGSEHIDRRFAQQGAERVGEYGRHDASSWDMGSDVALEWLPGVLEAASATV; encoded by the coding sequence GTGAAGTTCACGGTTCTCTACGGCACCGAATCCGGCAACTCCGAGCTCATCGCCGAGGATCTCGGCGCGAAGCTGCGGGAAACCCACGACGACGTCGAGGTCTTCGACCTGCAGAACTTCGATCCCGCCGATCTCACCCCCGAGCGCTTCTACCTGGTGGTGTGCTCCACGCACGGCGAGGGCGACCTGCCGAACACGGCGATCCCGTTCGCCGAGGCGTTCGACGCCGCACTGCCCGACCTCACGGGCGTGCGCTACGCCATGTTCGGGCTCGGCGACACCTTCTACGAAGAGACGTACAGCCAGGGCAGCGAGCACATCGACCGCCGCTTCGCGCAGCAGGGCGCCGAGCGGGTCGGCGAGTACGGCCGCCACGACGCCTCGTCGTGGGACATGGGCAGCGACGTGGCGCTCGAGTGGCTGCCCGGCGTGCTCGAGGCGGCCTCCGCGACGGTGTAG
- a CDS encoding APC family permease has translation MSENTPVVEHDEDAAHLASLGYSCDTTFKREMSFWGNVSLGFTYLSPIAGVYSMFAISLGQAGPPMAWALVIALVGQFLVALVFGEVVSNYPVAGGVYPWSRRLWGRKWAWMNGWIYVVALVGTLAAVAYGAAPFVASIFGGSLDAGGTVLVALGTLVIATILNFSGTRVLSLAATVGLIAEMIGAVGISLYLLLFHRQQDWSVVFDNQGIGNDAPGGYLGAFAAAALIGMFAYYGFEANGDVAEEIKDPSARVPKAMRMTLYIGGFAANVLVFSLVFAVPDFAAVASGDVADPIGEALHNAFGPVFPLVMFVVVVAFISCITSLQAAASRLVYSMARDGFLPASHFLARFNEKRHVPNNALLTAAFFPAAVVVLSLLLEDALTAMVGFGTVGIYIGFQMVVLAALRARLMGWRPAGKFRLGAWAYPVNVLALVWGVAAVLNILWPRPTGGGWAEDYLLIMTTVGVIAVGWIYMLASKAYAKGDAPAGDASGPIKTAV, from the coding sequence ATGTCAGAAAACACACCCGTCGTGGAACACGACGAGGACGCGGCCCACCTCGCGTCTCTCGGCTATTCCTGCGACACCACGTTCAAGCGCGAGATGAGCTTCTGGGGCAACGTCTCGCTCGGCTTCACCTACCTGTCGCCGATCGCGGGCGTCTACTCGATGTTCGCGATCTCGCTCGGCCAAGCCGGGCCGCCCATGGCGTGGGCGCTCGTCATCGCGCTCGTGGGCCAGTTCCTCGTGGCGCTCGTCTTTGGCGAGGTCGTCTCGAACTATCCCGTCGCCGGTGGCGTCTATCCGTGGTCGCGTCGGCTCTGGGGTCGCAAGTGGGCCTGGATGAACGGCTGGATCTACGTGGTCGCCCTCGTCGGCACCCTCGCGGCGGTGGCGTACGGCGCCGCGCCGTTCGTCGCCTCGATCTTCGGCGGCAGCCTCGACGCCGGCGGCACCGTGCTCGTCGCGCTCGGCACGCTCGTGATCGCCACCATCCTCAACTTCTCGGGCACGCGCGTGCTGAGCCTCGCCGCCACGGTCGGCCTCATCGCCGAGATGATCGGCGCCGTCGGCATCAGCCTCTACCTGCTGCTGTTCCACCGCCAGCAGGACTGGTCGGTGGTCTTCGACAACCAGGGCATCGGCAATGACGCGCCCGGCGGCTACCTCGGCGCCTTCGCCGCCGCGGCGCTCATCGGCATGTTCGCGTACTACGGCTTCGAGGCCAACGGCGACGTGGCCGAGGAGATCAAGGATCCGAGCGCCCGCGTGCCGAAGGCCATGCGTATGACGCTCTACATCGGCGGCTTCGCGGCCAATGTGCTGGTGTTCTCGCTCGTGTTCGCAGTGCCCGACTTCGCAGCCGTCGCGAGCGGCGATGTGGCCGACCCGATCGGCGAGGCGCTGCACAACGCCTTCGGCCCCGTCTTCCCGCTCGTCATGTTCGTGGTAGTCGTCGCCTTCATCTCGTGCATCACGAGCCTGCAGGCCGCCGCGAGCCGCCTCGTCTACTCGATGGCGCGCGACGGGTTCCTGCCCGCCTCGCACTTCCTCGCCCGCTTCAACGAGAAGCGCCACGTGCCGAACAACGCGCTGCTCACCGCGGCGTTCTTCCCGGCCGCAGTGGTGGTGCTCTCGCTGCTGCTCGAGGACGCGCTGACCGCGATGGTCGGCTTCGGCACCGTGGGCATCTACATCGGATTCCAGATGGTCGTGCTCGCCGCCCTGCGCGCCCGCCTGATGGGATGGCGCCCCGCCGGCAAGTTCCGGCTCGGCGCCTGGGCCTACCCCGTCAACGTGCTCGCGCTGGTCTGGGGAGTCGCGGCAGTGCTCAACATCCTGTGGCCGCGCCCGACCGGCGGCGGCTGGGCCGAGGACTACCTGCTGATCATGACGACGGTCGGCGTGATCGCCGTCGGCTGGATCTACATGCTGGCCTCGAAGGCCTACGCCAAGGGCGACGCGCCCGCCGGCGACGCGAGCGGGCCGATCAAGACCGCGGTCTGA
- a CDS encoding gamma-glutamyl-gamma-aminobutyrate hydrolase family protein — protein MTDLAVDPTPFLAVGDEDPDGPLIPMVVSLTFPGMDALSHQLQDEFTRIAFDAVRAAGGRPRLVDSAGERLASHEEVLGGADAVVFLGGGDVDLDCYGHGGPPPANLYGVDRRADDYCIGLIREAASRDLPTLAICRGSQLLNVAFGGTLIPDIENWPMHKGGPGEPLFIDEEVILEPDSEIARILGRTRAVVRNGHHQAVAEVGPALRATGRAHDGIVEATQHREASWVLGVQWHPEEPEADAEDRARLFGELVRRARKG, from the coding sequence ATGACCGACCTCGCAGTCGACCCGACCCCATTCCTCGCCGTGGGCGACGAGGATCCGGATGGCCCGCTCATCCCGATGGTGGTGTCGCTCACCTTCCCCGGGATGGACGCCCTCTCGCATCAGCTGCAGGACGAGTTCACGAGGATCGCCTTCGACGCCGTGCGCGCGGCGGGAGGCAGACCCCGGCTCGTGGACTCGGCCGGAGAGCGCCTCGCCTCGCACGAGGAGGTGTTGGGCGGCGCCGACGCGGTGGTGTTCCTCGGGGGCGGCGACGTCGACCTCGACTGCTACGGGCACGGCGGCCCGCCTCCCGCGAACCTGTACGGCGTCGATCGCCGCGCCGACGACTACTGCATCGGACTGATCCGCGAGGCCGCGAGCCGCGATCTGCCGACACTCGCGATCTGCCGCGGGTCGCAGCTGCTCAACGTCGCCTTCGGGGGCACGCTCATCCCCGACATCGAGAACTGGCCGATGCACAAGGGCGGTCCGGGGGAGCCGCTCTTCATCGACGAGGAGGTGATCCTCGAGCCCGATTCCGAGATCGCGCGCATCCTCGGGCGCACCCGCGCGGTCGTGCGCAACGGCCACCATCAGGCCGTGGCCGAGGTGGGGCCGGCGCTGCGCGCGACGGGGCGCGCCCACGACGGCATCGTCGAGGCGACCCAGCACCGGGAGGCGAGCTGGGTGCTCGGCGTGCAATGGCACCCGGAGGAGCCGGAGGCCGACGCCGAGGATCGGGCGCGGCTGTTCGGCGAGCTCGTGCGCCGGGCGCGGAAGGGCTGA
- a CDS encoding cupin domain-containing protein, which yields MTQHVAVTDVFERIADAGPLQAPLGTSTTGPTQTWLEEFTSDSEKGVHTGFWRCDPGVSEWDFAEIGEVIHVLRGRMTVTEQGGEPVALGPGDVASFPIGWKGTWEITETLEKFYVML from the coding sequence ATGACGCAACACGTGGCCGTGACCGACGTATTCGAGCGCATCGCCGACGCCGGCCCACTGCAGGCGCCGCTGGGCACCTCGACGACGGGCCCCACGCAGACCTGGCTCGAGGAGTTCACCTCCGACTCCGAGAAGGGCGTGCACACCGGGTTCTGGCGCTGCGATCCGGGCGTTTCCGAGTGGGACTTCGCCGAGATCGGCGAGGTGATCCACGTGCTGCGCGGGCGCATGACCGTCACGGAGCAGGGCGGGGAGCCGGTCGCGCTCGGCCCGGGCGACGTGGCCTCGTTCCCCATCGGCTGGAAGGGGACGTGGGAGATCACCGAGACGCTCGAGAAGTTCTACGTGATGCTCTGA
- a CDS encoding cytochrome P450 translates to MTGQATQGDVPYLDIASPEFAMNSEAVRDARERNWYAKTNYGYGVLRYKEVTELLKHPSLNQGSAKWPDHHGVHSGIFHEWWAKNLLVLEGEEHHRIRRLLNPAFSPGVARKLEPEFAAIANELIDGMKQKHARGEQVEFVADFSEPFATRALCAMMGLDHEHWPFIASRANTVGYALSVTIKEDIDRIDEAVQELYDFVDRLIDERRENPGEDVVSRLVQFSQAGDKLSDAELRNALVLMLFGGMDTTRNQIGLLLQTFMRNPDQWELLAQDPEKYAKPALEEGLRVNPTTRWVTREANEDFEFHGLEIEQGTTVHLFTMSSGTDPEAFPDPEIDLNAESRKQHHTFGGGVHHCLGHYIARADMSVALPLLAQAFTDISCPGGDEWLPDSGNHGPVRLPIEFAVR, encoded by the coding sequence ATGACCGGACAGGCCACCCAGGGGGACGTGCCGTATCTCGACATCGCCTCGCCCGAGTTCGCCATGAACTCGGAAGCCGTGCGCGACGCGCGCGAGCGCAACTGGTACGCGAAGACCAACTACGGGTACGGCGTGCTGCGCTACAAAGAGGTCACCGAGCTGCTGAAGCACCCGAGCCTCAACCAGGGCAGCGCGAAGTGGCCGGATCACCACGGCGTGCACTCGGGCATCTTCCACGAGTGGTGGGCGAAGAACCTGCTCGTGCTCGAGGGCGAGGAGCACCACCGCATCCGCCGCCTGCTCAACCCCGCCTTCTCGCCGGGCGTCGCGCGCAAGCTCGAGCCCGAGTTCGCGGCCATCGCGAACGAGCTCATCGACGGCATGAAGCAGAAGCACGCCCGCGGCGAGCAGGTCGAGTTCGTCGCAGACTTCTCGGAGCCGTTCGCCACGCGCGCGCTCTGCGCGATGATGGGCCTCGACCATGAGCACTGGCCCTTCATCGCCTCGCGGGCGAACACCGTGGGCTACGCGCTCAGCGTCACCATCAAGGAGGACATCGATCGCATCGACGAGGCCGTGCAGGAGCTGTACGACTTCGTGGACCGCCTCATCGACGAGCGCCGCGAGAACCCGGGAGAGGACGTGGTCTCGCGCCTCGTGCAGTTCTCCCAGGCCGGCGACAAGCTCAGCGACGCCGAGCTGCGCAACGCCCTCGTGCTCATGCTGTTCGGCGGCATGGACACGACGCGCAACCAGATCGGCCTGCTGCTGCAGACCTTCATGCGCAACCCCGATCAGTGGGAGCTGCTCGCGCAGGATCCCGAGAAGTACGCGAAGCCCGCCCTCGAGGAGGGGCTGCGCGTCAACCCGACGACCCGCTGGGTGACCCGCGAGGCGAACGAGGACTTCGAGTTCCACGGCCTCGAGATCGAGCAGGGCACCACGGTGCACCTCTTCACGATGTCGAGCGGCACCGATCCCGAGGCCTTCCCCGACCCCGAGATCGACCTGAACGCCGAGAGCCGCAAGCAGCACCACACCTTCGGCGGCGGAGTGCACCACTGCCTCGGCCACTACATCGCCCGCGCCGACATGAGCGTCGCACTGCCGCTGCTCGCCCAGGCTTTCACCGACATCTCCTGCCCCGGCGGCGACGAGTGGCTGCCCGACTCGGGCAACCACGGGCCCGTTCGCCTGCCGATCGAGTTCGCGGTGCGCTGA
- a CDS encoding ABC transporter ATP-binding protein, with protein MSTILRILRFTRSLTPYYLSIMAAAAVVTAAGIAVPFITGAATDTVVDAVGSVTNGSGIPDGAIRSVVLLALALLAASLVETVASNLGGYWGDVMSERMRTILSTRYFEQLLALPQRYYDSELTGTIVARLNRSIAEITGFMKSFSNMFVTMLMTTVAVLAISAWHYWPLAVLLLLAYPAYLWLTALTSRKWQRIEREKNEHVDEASGRFAEVVGQIRVVKSFARERSELDRFSDHFGETVRLTSEQSRHWHSMDALRRGVLNLIFFALYVIIFVRTVTGHFTPGEMVMLIQLMAMARQPVQNLSWVVDTAQRAAAGSRSYFEVMDLDPAAVGGAGSLPRKAEAERGGGRRGDETDPGSPHRGGADASGASGSPGAPGSAPVVAFRDVSFGYDEHGDVLSGVSFEVWQGERIAFVGESGGGKTTLINLLLGLYAVRSGTIEVAGAGPDLASLRRSIGVVFQDPSLFSGTVAENIAYGRPEATRDEIEAVARRAAVDVFASKLPSGYDTVIGERGMKLSGGQKQRIAVARAMLKDAPILVLDEATSALDTKSERLVQAGLDDLMRHRTSLIIAHRLSTIAEVDRIITLRDGRIDEVGPPDELSRSGGIYAELLALQSSSSKADRKRLKRFEVIG; from the coding sequence TTGTCCACGATCCTGCGCATCCTGCGGTTCACGCGCTCGCTCACGCCCTACTACCTCTCCATCATGGCGGCGGCCGCGGTCGTCACGGCCGCGGGCATCGCCGTCCCGTTCATCACGGGCGCGGCGACCGACACCGTGGTCGACGCGGTGGGCTCGGTGACGAACGGCTCCGGGATCCCGGACGGCGCGATCCGCTCCGTCGTGCTGCTGGCGCTCGCGCTGCTGGCCGCGAGCCTCGTCGAGACCGTGGCGAGCAACCTCGGCGGCTACTGGGGCGACGTGATGAGCGAGCGCATGCGCACGATCCTGTCGACCCGCTACTTCGAGCAGCTGCTCGCGCTGCCGCAGCGGTACTACGACAGCGAGCTAACGGGCACGATCGTGGCCCGGCTCAACCGCTCGATCGCCGAGATCACGGGCTTCATGAAGTCGTTCTCGAACATGTTCGTGACGATGCTCATGACCACGGTCGCGGTGCTCGCGATCAGCGCCTGGCACTACTGGCCGCTGGCGGTGCTGCTGCTGCTCGCCTACCCCGCCTATCTGTGGCTGACCGCGCTGACGAGCCGCAAGTGGCAGCGCATCGAGCGCGAGAAGAACGAGCACGTCGACGAGGCCTCGGGCCGCTTCGCCGAGGTCGTGGGGCAGATCCGCGTGGTGAAGTCGTTCGCGCGCGAGCGCAGCGAGCTCGACCGCTTCTCGGATCACTTCGGCGAGACCGTCCGCCTCACCTCCGAGCAGTCGCGCCACTGGCACTCGATGGATGCGCTGCGCCGGGGCGTGCTCAACCTGATCTTCTTCGCGCTCTACGTGATCATCTTCGTGCGCACGGTCACCGGCCATTTCACGCCGGGCGAGATGGTGATGCTGATCCAGCTCATGGCCATGGCCCGCCAGCCCGTGCAGAATCTCAGCTGGGTCGTCGACACGGCGCAGCGCGCAGCCGCGGGCTCCCGCTCCTACTTCGAGGTGATGGATCTCGATCCCGCGGCCGTGGGCGGTGCGGGATCGCTGCCCCGGAAAGCGGAGGCGGAGCGAGGGGGCGGCAGGCGAGGAGACGAGACGGATCCCGGATCTCCGCACCGTGGCGGGGCCGACGCCTCAGGCGCCTCCGGCTCTCCCGGTGCTCCGGGATCGGCTCCCGTCGTGGCGTTCCGCGACGTGAGCTTCGGCTACGACGAGCACGGCGACGTGCTCAGCGGGGTCTCCTTCGAGGTGTGGCAGGGCGAGCGGATCGCCTTCGTCGGCGAGTCCGGAGGCGGGAAGACCACGCTGATCAACCTGCTGCTGGGGCTGTACGCCGTGCGCTCGGGCACGATCGAGGTGGCGGGCGCGGGGCCGGATCTCGCGTCGCTGCGCCGAAGCATCGGCGTGGTGTTCCAGGATCCCTCGCTCTTCTCGGGCACGGTCGCCGAGAACATCGCCTACGGCAGGCCCGAAGCCACGCGCGACGAGATCGAGGCCGTGGCGCGCCGCGCCGCGGTTGACGTCTTCGCCTCGAAGCTGCCGAGCGGGTACGACACCGTGATCGGCGAGCGCGGCATGAAACTCTCGGGAGGCCAGAAGCAGCGCATCGCGGTGGCGCGGGCGATGCTGAAGGACGCACCGATCCTCGTGCTCGACGAGGCCACGTCGGCGCTCGACACGAAGTCGGAGCGGCTCGTACAGGCGGGACTCGACGACCTGATGCGGCACCGCACGAGCCTCATCATCGCGCACCGGCTCTCGACCATCGCCGAGGTGGACCGCATCATCACGCTGCGCGACGGCCGTATCGACGAGGTCGGCCCGCCCGACGAGCTGTCGCGGTCGGGCGGCATCTACGCCGAGCTGCTCGCGCTGCAGAGCTCGTCGTCGAAGGCCGATCGCAAGCGCCTCAAGCGTTTCGAGGTGATCGGTTAG
- a CDS encoding agmatine deiminase family protein: MTTWRMPIEGHEQERLWLAWPTSGYTLGDTEAEVEEARTTWAAVANAASDFEPVTVVVNPGDEKIAAKYLSAQIDRITAPLNDAWMRDIGPSFVIGDDGRLGAVNFVFNGWGGQHWAQWDKDQHIGRIVAEAANAELVDSEMTNEGGGIQVDGTGRVILTETVQLDPGRNPGWTKEQVEAELARTIGTTSAMWLPRGLTRDHDTFGTRGHSDILAAFATSEMLLMHRQDAESHPDHTIAKTNRAVAERYLAEHSAGFEIIDMPAPEALRDDEGFVDYSYINHLVLNGAVLACSFDDPADDRALATLREAYAGREVIGIDARPLFARGGGIHCITQQQPKVA, translated from the coding sequence ATGACGACTTGGCGCATGCCCATCGAGGGACACGAGCAGGAGCGGCTCTGGCTCGCCTGGCCCACCAGCGGCTACACCCTCGGCGACACCGAGGCCGAGGTCGAGGAGGCGCGCACCACCTGGGCCGCCGTCGCCAACGCCGCCAGCGACTTCGAGCCGGTCACCGTCGTGGTGAACCCGGGCGACGAGAAGATCGCCGCGAAGTATCTCTCGGCGCAGATCGACCGCATCACCGCCCCCCTCAACGACGCGTGGATGCGCGACATCGGGCCGAGCTTCGTGATCGGCGACGATGGCCGCCTCGGCGCCGTGAACTTCGTGTTCAACGGCTGGGGCGGGCAGCACTGGGCCCAGTGGGACAAGGATCAGCACATCGGCCGCATCGTCGCCGAGGCCGCGAACGCGGAGCTCGTGGACTCGGAGATGACCAACGAGGGCGGCGGCATCCAGGTCGACGGCACCGGCCGCGTGATCCTCACCGAGACCGTGCAGCTCGATCCGGGTCGCAACCCGGGCTGGACCAAGGAGCAGGTCGAGGCCGAGCTCGCCCGCACCATCGGCACGACGAGTGCCATGTGGCTGCCCCGTGGCCTCACCCGCGATCACGACACGTTCGGTACCCGCGGCCACTCCGACATCCTCGCCGCGTTCGCGACATCCGAGATGCTGCTCATGCACCGGCAGGACGCCGAGTCGCACCCCGACCACACCATCGCGAAGACCAACCGCGCCGTGGCCGAGCGGTACCTCGCCGAGCACTCGGCCGGCTTCGAGATCATCGACATGCCCGCCCCCGAGGCGCTGCGCGACGACGAGGGATTCGTCGACTACAGCTACATCAACCACCTCGTGCTCAACGGCGCCGTGCTCGCCTGCTCGTTCGACGACCCGGCCGACGACCGGGCGCTCGCAACGCTGCGCGAGGCCTACGCGGGTCGCGAGGTGATCGGCATCGACGCCCGCCCGCTCTTCGCGCGCGGTGGCGGCATCCACTGCATCACGCAGCAGCAGCCCAAGGTCGCGTAA
- a CDS encoding FAD-dependent oxidoreductase, giving the protein MSSPTTPKIAVIGSGPSGCYLAQSLLRAVPSCEITVLDRLASPFGLVRYGVATDHQHTKAITRQFDRLFQHEAVRFAGGIEVGRDVSLAQLRELFDAVVIATGLTADRELGIPGAELPGVIGAGAITRALNAHPDEGARLPQLGSDVVVIGGGNVALDVLRFLVKDRDAYEGSDIADELLDSYLEAPAARVTLVSRSAAADFKGDPQMLKELAALPRAAYASPDPVDPGPDAQLDRAAAGRVAAISEMIAASRPRFDGPEVTLRFGLTPLRVLGEHRVEGVEFTAGDQVVVVPATAVVTAIGFAARKDHALAALTASGAETGRIEPGLYRTGWAKRGPRGAIPENRACAKEVADEIAADLADGSLPASPSTLGFEGLPAEVRDRAIGYEQWLRLDEHERSVAPSGRVRHKLPDHDRMIAIARGA; this is encoded by the coding sequence ATGTCGTCACCCACGACCCCGAAGATCGCCGTCATCGGCAGCGGCCCCTCGGGCTGCTACCTCGCGCAGTCGCTGCTGCGCGCCGTGCCGAGCTGCGAGATCACCGTCCTCGACCGCCTCGCGTCGCCGTTCGGGCTCGTGCGCTACGGCGTCGCCACCGACCACCAGCACACCAAGGCCATCACGAGGCAGTTCGACCGCCTCTTCCAGCACGAGGCCGTGCGCTTCGCCGGCGGCATCGAGGTGGGGCGCGACGTCTCCCTCGCGCAACTGCGCGAGCTGTTCGACGCCGTGGTGATCGCCACCGGCCTCACCGCCGACCGCGAACTCGGCATTCCCGGGGCCGAGCTGCCGGGCGTCATCGGCGCCGGCGCCATCACCCGCGCCCTCAACGCCCACCCCGACGAGGGAGCCCGCCTCCCCCAGCTCGGCTCCGACGTGGTGGTCATCGGCGGCGGCAACGTCGCCCTCGACGTGCTCCGGTTCCTCGTGAAGGATCGCGACGCCTACGAGGGCAGCGACATCGCCGACGAACTGCTCGACTCCTACCTCGAGGCGCCCGCGGCGCGCGTCACGCTCGTCAGCCGCTCGGCGGCCGCCGACTTCAAGGGCGACCCGCAGATGCTCAAGGAGCTCGCCGCCCTCCCCCGCGCCGCCTACGCCTCGCCCGACCCCGTCGATCCCGGGCCCGACGCCCAGCTCGACCGGGCAGCCGCCGGCCGTGTCGCCGCGATCTCCGAGATGATCGCCGCGAGCCGCCCCCGCTTCGACGGCCCCGAGGTGACGCTGCGCTTCGGGCTCACCCCGCTGCGCGTGCTCGGCGAGCACCGGGTCGAGGGCGTCGAGTTCACCGCGGGCGATCAGGTGGTGGTCGTCCCCGCCACCGCCGTCGTCACCGCCATCGGCTTCGCGGCCCGCAAGGACCACGCCCTCGCTGCGCTGACCGCGAGCGGCGCCGAGACCGGCCGCATCGAGCCCGGCCTCTACCGCACGGGCTGGGCCAAACGCGGCCCGCGCGGCGCCATCCCCGAGAACCGGGCCTGCGCGAAAGAGGTCGCCGACGAGATCGCGGCCGACCTGGCCGACGGCTCGCTCCCGGCATCGCCGTCTACACTCGGCTTCGAAGGACTCCCCGCGGAGGTGCGCGACCGTGCCATCGGCTACGAGCAGTGGCTCAGGCTCGACGAGCACGAGCGATCCGTCGCCCCCTCCGGCCGAGTCAGGCACAAGCTTCCCGATCACGACCGCATGATCGCCATCGCCCGCGGGGCGTAG
- a CDS encoding FG-GAP and VCBS repeat-containing protein encodes MSPLPPRPAALGAAVALAAATVLLTASPALAATITDDASLAGVPGSSLGATASQTKCDVDGDGRLDLAVGMYMTMMSGGATNEEGAYVLMGAGDGVSSGDLASLNPVKIMDPSDLGWYNGGVDVRCAGDVNGDGRDDLVLVAQGSAAYVVYGDADFATLGDIDLVTDLGTRVHKLSGAITRANGVGDIDGDGRDEIAVNQIGAPVVIVDAEVLTAPDTAVATMPGTRISGTGIDIVSMAGVGDVNGDGRDDLAVGSASYTGPAATSPYTGAVWVLTDLSADVALGTDPVPGFRIDGPTRGYDLLGTSVVGLGDIDGFDDLMIGGESDSPRSGSAVVVLGGANGANVATDPLATTGFAVHTAGDPTAQRGWWLNGIAAEDHFGHAVGAVRMSGWSMLLAGGMDGSVDPAQPGAGYVLALDSRYLVGGQTPVSPTGVFEVSSLVGAEVAGANLILGAEAGQHLARSFADLTADPAGSQVRFAAGATALFSPGTAPAVRVITMNAPAPAPAPGPNPGPGPEPVPTPTPTPTPTPSPAPVPNQTPPAGSEAAAVDPGAKGLSRTGAADPAWGLAAAGAAIVLGSGLVLARRLRRRA; translated from the coding sequence TTGTCACCCCTTCCTCCTCGCCCGGCGGCCCTCGGAGCCGCCGTCGCGCTCGCCGCCGCGACCGTGCTCCTCACCGCCTCGCCGGCGCTCGCCGCCACCATCACCGATGATGCCTCGCTCGCCGGCGTGCCCGGATCCTCGCTCGGCGCCACCGCCTCGCAGACCAAGTGCGACGTCGACGGCGACGGCAGGCTCGACCTCGCCGTCGGCATGTACATGACGATGATGAGCGGCGGCGCCACGAACGAGGAGGGCGCCTACGTGCTGATGGGCGCGGGCGACGGGGTGTCGAGCGGGGATCTCGCGAGCCTGAACCCGGTGAAGATCATGGATCCCTCCGACCTCGGCTGGTACAACGGCGGCGTCGACGTGCGCTGCGCGGGCGACGTGAACGGTGACGGTCGCGACGACCTCGTGCTCGTCGCGCAGGGATCGGCCGCCTACGTCGTCTACGGAGACGCAGACTTCGCGACGCTCGGCGACATCGATCTCGTGACCGATCTCGGCACGCGCGTGCACAAGCTCTCGGGTGCGATCACCCGCGCGAACGGCGTCGGCGACATCGACGGCGACGGCCGCGACGAGATCGCGGTGAACCAGATCGGGGCGCCCGTCGTGATCGTCGACGCCGAGGTGCTCACCGCGCCCGACACCGCGGTCGCGACGATGCCTGGTACGCGCATCTCGGGCACCGGCATCGACATCGTCTCCATGGCGGGCGTCGGCGATGTGAACGGCGACGGCCGTGACGACCTCGCCGTCGGCAGCGCCTCGTACACCGGCCCCGCCGCCACGAGCCCCTACACGGGTGCGGTCTGGGTGCTCACCGATCTCAGCGCCGACGTCGCCCTCGGCACGGATCCCGTTCCGGGCTTCCGCATCGACGGCCCCACCCGCGGCTACGACCTGCTCGGCACCTCGGTCGTCGGCCTCGGCGACATCGACGGCTTCGACGACCTCATGATCGGCGGGGAATCGGACTCGCCGCGCTCGGGCAGCGCCGTCGTCGTGCTCGGCGGCGCGAACGGCGCGAACGTCGCCACCGACCCGCTCGCCACGACCGGTTTCGCCGTGCACACGGCGGGAGACCCGACCGCGCAGCGAGGCTGGTGGCTCAACGGCATCGCCGCGGAGGACCACTTCGGGCACGCCGTCGGCGCCGTGCGCATGAGCGGCTGGTCGATGCTGCTCGCGGGCGGCATGGACGGCTCGGTCGACCCCGCGCAGCCCGGGGCGGGCTACGTGCTCGCGCTCGACTCGCGCTACCTCGTCGGCGGGCAGACGCCCGTGTCGCCGACGGGCGTCTTCGAGGTGTCGAGCCTCGTCGGGGCCGAGGTCGCCGGTGCGAACCTCATCCTCGGCGCGGAGGCCGGGCAGCACCTCGCCCGATCCTTCGCCGACCTCACCGCCGACCCTGCCGGCAGCCAGGTGCGCTTCGCCGCCGGTGCGACGGCCCTCTTCAGCCCCGGCACCGCACCCGCGGTGCGCGTGATCACCATGAACGCCCCGGCGCCCGCCCCGGCTCCGGGCCCGAACCCCGGCCCCGGCCCCGAGCCGGTGCCGACCCCGACCCCGACGCCGACTCCGACTCCGTCGCCCGCACCCGTGCCGAACCAGACGCCGCCCGCGGGCTCGGAGGCCGCAGCCGTGGACCCGGGGGCCAAGGGTCTGAGCCGCACGGGCGCGGCGGATCCCGCCTGGGGTCTCGCAGCTGCGGGCGCCGCGATCGTGCTCGGCTCGGGCCTGGTGCTCGCGCGCCGGCTCCGACGCCGCGCCTGA